The Geobacter metallireducens GS-15 region TAAAAGTGAGCTGGCAGGTTTACATAATCCTTTGCTCCGACAATTCGTTGTATACCGGGATTACTACGGATCTTGACCGGAGGTTCCGCCAGCATGCAGGTGGGACTGGCGCAAAGTATTTCCGGGGACGGCGACCGCTGCGGGTAGTCTATCTTGAAAACGACCACAGCCGCTCGTCAGCCGCCAGCAGGGAAGCGAAGATCAAGGCCATGGGCCGTACCGAGAAAATGAATCTGATCACCACAACGTCTTTGCGGGCAAGGTAAGTACATGTGTAGGTGTGTAGCCGGGTAAGAGGATAACATGGCCGGACATGTCGTTGTCGGTACCGACGTGCGTCGATAATGAATCAAGACAGCTTTCGACATGGTCAACAATTTTCTCTCTGGCCACGCCATGCGTAATGCTCAAGCTCTTCCAGGGGTAACCTCCCTCACACACCACCCGCTTGACACGCTGCTCCTCTGGTGATAGGTTGGCACATGTGAACCTATAGAGGAGCAGCGCCATGGAAGAACTCACCCCTCGCCAGAACGAAGTCCTCCGATTTCTCGAAGGCTACCTCACCCAATACGGCTATCCCCCAACCATGAGGGACATTGCCGCCCATCTGCGGATAAGTGGCACCCTTGGGGTATCGAAACACCTCACCGCCTTGGAACGCAAAGGGTACATCCGCAGGGACCCTGGCAACTCCCGCGGCATTTCCCTCGTGGGCCACGGATCAAAATCGGCATCGCTCCCGATCGCTGGCGTGGTGCGGGCCGGCATGCTCCAGCCGGCCATCGAGGATATCGAGGGGTATCTGGCCATCGACCAGGCCCAGCTCAAGGGGGGAAAGTTCTTCCTGCGGGTGAAAGGGGACTCCATGGTGAACGCCGCCATCCTCGACGGCGACCTGGCCCTCATCCGTCCGCAGCCCACTGCGGAGAATAACGACATCGTCGTCGCCATGGTCGACGGCGAGGCGACCCTCAAGGCCTTTTACCGGGAGCGGGGACAGATTCGCCTCCAGCCCCGCAACCCGAACATGGAGCCGATCATCATCCGGGAAGGGGAGGGTGAGGTCGCGATCGTCGGCAAGGTGGTCGGGATCTTCCGGACCCTGGAATAAGCCATGCTGCAGCGGGTACAGGAACAGATCAGAGTCGGGGCCGTCTTTGGCCCGGGGCCGTCCATCCACCCGGTCTGGTTCGACTGGCGGCAACAGAAACACGCCATAGAGAAGGTCACCTACCGCTGGCGGCACATTGCGGGCAATGCCCTCCTGCTTCACTTCGCCGTTACCGACGGCACTGCCCTCTATGAGCTGATCTACAACTCCCGGGAACAACTCTGGACCCTGGAAGCGGCCGATGCGGAGGTCGTGTGAGCGGCCGGGTCATCATGCACGTGGACATGAACGCCTTTTTCGCCAGCGTGGAGCAGCAGCACGACCCCGCGCTCAGGGGCAAGCCCATCGCCGTCATCGGCTCCGCAGCCCGCACCGTCATCACCACTGCCTCCTACGAGGCCCGGGCCTTTGGCGTCAAAACCGGCATGACCGTCTGGCAGGCACAACAGAAATGCCCCCAGATCATCCTCGTCACCGGAGACAACCGGAAATACACCTACACCTCCGCCCGGATCGTCGAGATGATGAAGCAGTTCACCCCGCTGGTGGAGGTCTTCTCCATCGACGAGGCCTTTCTCGACGTCACCGGCTCCCTCTCCCTGTATTCCAGCGCCGAGCGGATCGCCTTTCTCCTCAAGGCCGAGATCCGGCACCACTTCGGCCTTACCTGCTCCATCGGCATCGCCCCCAACAAGCTCCTCGCCAAGCTCGCCTCGGAGATGAAAAAGCCCGACGGCCTCACCGTCATCAAGCCCGACGACGTTGCCCCGGTCCTCGAAACCCTGCCGATCAAGGAACTCTGCGGTATCGGCGCCAAGATGGAGTGCCAGCTGAACCTCCTGGGGATCAGAACCTGCGGCGAGTTGGGCCGCTACCCGGTGGACCGGCTGATGCGCAAATTCGGGATAGTGGGCGAGAAGCTCCACCTCATGGGGCAGGGGATCGACGACTCCCCGGTAGTCCCCCACGAAGAGGCCGAGGAAGTCAAATCGGTGGGCCACTCGACGACGCTTGAGCACGACATCGAGGACCGGCGGGAGATCCTTAGGTGGCTCCTCCAACTCTCCGAGATGGTGGGGCGCCGGGCCCGCAGATATAACGTCTGG contains the following coding sequences:
- the lexA gene encoding transcriptional repressor LexA translates to MEELTPRQNEVLRFLEGYLTQYGYPPTMRDIAAHLRISGTLGVSKHLTALERKGYIRRDPGNSRGISLVGHGSKSASLPIAGVVRAGMLQPAIEDIEGYLAIDQAQLKGGKFFLRVKGDSMVNAAILDGDLALIRPQPTAENNDIVVAMVDGEATLKAFYRERGQIRLQPRNPNMEPIIIREGEGEVAIVGKVVGIFRTLE
- the dinB gene encoding DNA polymerase IV, whose amino-acid sequence is MSGRVIMHVDMNAFFASVEQQHDPALRGKPIAVIGSAARTVITTASYEARAFGVKTGMTVWQAQQKCPQIILVTGDNRKYTYTSARIVEMMKQFTPLVEVFSIDEAFLDVTGSLSLYSSAERIAFLLKAEIRHHFGLTCSIGIAPNKLLAKLASEMKKPDGLTVIKPDDVAPVLETLPIKELCGIGAKMECQLNLLGIRTCGELGRYPVDRLMRKFGIVGEKLHLMGQGIDDSPVVPHEEAEEVKSVGHSTTLEHDIEDRREILRWLLQLSEMVGRRARRYNVWGKTVTLSIRYADFDTWVGRQETLPHHINQSDDIYRAAVAILDTLVLEQPVRLLGVRLSNLRYESNQLPLFEEERKKVLLAGAMDQVNDRFGDFAVTFGSLLDKERRQEKGSHVISPAWRPEGIRNVDVK
- a CDS encoding GIY-YIG nuclease family protein — protein: MSWQVYIILCSDNSLYTGITTDLDRRFRQHAGGTGAKYFRGRRPLRVVYLENDHSRSSAASREAKIKAMGRTEKMNLITTTSLRAR